The following are encoded in a window of Pseudomonas graminis genomic DNA:
- a CDS encoding lactate permease LctP family transporter — translation MQTWQQLYTPLGGLGLSALAAVIPIVFFFLALAIFRLKGHIAGAITLLLAILIAIFAFQMPADMAVASAGYGFLYGLWPIAWIIIAAVFLYKLTVKSGQFEIIRSSVMSITDDQRIQVLLIGFCFGAFLEGAAGFGAPVAITAALLVGLGLNPLYAAGLCLIANTAPVAFGALGIPIIVAGQVSGLDPFKIGAMAGRQLPLLSVFVPFWLMFMMDGVRGVKETWPAALVAGGSFAVVQFLTSNYIGPELPDITSALVSLVALTFFLKVWQPARSTDAQVAGASGGTAVMAGGPGNPGGFGQPRTTKKSPYSAGTIIKAWSPFLILTVVVTIWTLKPFKALFAAGGPLQALTMNFPVPHLDQLVMKMAPIVANPTAMPAVYKFDLLAASGSAILISAILAMIVLRITPKTGVVTFKETLIELRWAIVSIGMVLAFAFVMNYSGMSSTLALVLAGTGSAFPFFSPFLGWLGVFLTGSDTSSNALFGSLQATTAHQLGVSDVLMVAANSSGGVTGKMISPQSIAVACAATGLVGKESDLFRFTLKHSIFFATIVGCITYAQAYWFTGMLVH, via the coding sequence ATGCAAACCTGGCAACAGCTCTACACACCTCTTGGCGGCTTGGGCCTTTCGGCGCTGGCGGCTGTCATTCCGATCGTTTTCTTCTTTCTGGCGCTGGCGATATTCCGGCTCAAGGGCCACATCGCAGGCGCGATCACCCTGCTGCTCGCCATTTTGATCGCGATCTTCGCGTTCCAGATGCCTGCCGACATGGCCGTCGCGTCCGCCGGCTATGGGTTCCTTTATGGCCTGTGGCCCATCGCGTGGATCATCATTGCGGCGGTGTTTCTCTACAAACTGACGGTCAAAAGCGGCCAGTTTGAAATCATCCGCAGCTCGGTCATGTCGATCACCGACGATCAACGCATTCAGGTCTTGCTGATCGGTTTCTGCTTCGGCGCGTTTCTGGAAGGGGCAGCGGGCTTCGGTGCGCCGGTGGCGATCACCGCCGCATTGCTGGTCGGGCTGGGACTGAACCCGCTGTATGCCGCCGGCCTTTGCCTGATCGCCAACACCGCACCGGTGGCGTTTGGCGCACTGGGAATCCCGATCATCGTGGCAGGCCAAGTGTCCGGCCTCGACCCGTTCAAGATCGGCGCCATGGCCGGTCGTCAATTGCCGCTATTGTCGGTATTCGTGCCGTTCTGGCTGATGTTCATGATGGACGGTGTGAGAGGCGTCAAAGAGACCTGGCCGGCAGCGCTGGTTGCAGGCGGCAGCTTCGCGGTCGTGCAGTTTCTAACCTCCAACTACATCGGTCCGGAACTGCCCGACATCACCTCCGCATTGGTCAGCCTTGTGGCCCTGACCTTCTTCCTGAAAGTCTGGCAGCCGGCGCGCTCAACCGACGCTCAAGTCGCCGGTGCGTCCGGCGGTACTGCGGTCATGGCCGGAGGCCCAGGCAATCCAGGTGGCTTTGGTCAGCCGCGCACCACCAAGAAATCGCCATACTCGGCAGGCACCATCATCAAAGCCTGGTCGCCCTTCCTGATTCTTACCGTTGTCGTGACGATCTGGACGCTGAAGCCGTTCAAGGCGCTGTTCGCTGCGGGCGGTCCGCTGCAGGCACTGACCATGAACTTCCCGGTGCCTCACTTGGATCAACTGGTCATGAAGATGGCGCCGATTGTCGCCAACCCGACGGCCATGCCAGCGGTGTACAAGTTCGACCTCCTCGCCGCCTCGGGCAGCGCGATTCTGATCTCGGCCATTCTGGCGATGATCGTGCTGCGCATTACCCCTAAAACAGGTGTGGTCACTTTCAAAGAAACGCTGATCGAACTGCGCTGGGCCATCGTCTCCATCGGCATGGTGCTGGCCTTCGCCTTCGTCATGAACTACTCCGGCATGTCCTCGACGCTGGCACTGGTCCTTGCGGGGACGGGTAGCGCGTTCCCGTTCTTCTCGCCGTTTCTCGGCTGGCTGGGCGTGTTCCTGACAGGCTCCGACACCTCGTCTAACGCGCTGTTCGGCTCGTTGCAGGCCACCACTGCGCATCAACTGGGCGTCAGTGACGTGCTGATGGTCGCGGCGAACTCCAGCGGCGGCGTGACCGGTAAGATGATTTCCCCGCAATCGATCGCGGTGGCCTGCGCGGCGACTGGCCTGGTGGGTAAAGAATCCGACCTGTTCCGCTTCACCCTCAAGCACAGCATTTTCTTTGCCACCATCGTTGGCTGCATCACCTACGCCCAGGCGTACTGGTTCACCGGCATGCTGGTTCATTAA
- a CDS encoding GntR family transcriptional regulator encodes MGFDQVRQRRLSDEIVEQLERMILEGTLSSGGRLPAERALAEQFGVSRPSLREAIQKLTAKGLLVSRQGGGNYVVDSLGSTFSDPLLHLLESSPEAQRDLLEFRHTLEASCAYYAAIRATDVDRLRLREAFDALQDCYSRAEEVSRAEEGAADASFHLAIAEASHNAVLLHTIRGLFDLLRRSVVTNIGGMYKQRAETRDMLIDQHRELYMAIIEGRADDAREVSSRHLLYVQEVLEEVRQQVQRTARAERRNRI; translated from the coding sequence ATGGGCTTTGATCAGGTGCGCCAGCGCCGCCTGTCCGACGAGATTGTCGAGCAGCTGGAAAGAATGATTCTGGAAGGCACGTTGAGCTCCGGCGGTCGTCTGCCAGCTGAGCGAGCGCTTGCCGAGCAGTTTGGGGTGTCACGTCCCTCGCTGCGTGAGGCTATTCAAAAGCTTACGGCCAAAGGGCTGCTGGTTAGTCGTCAGGGCGGCGGCAATTACGTCGTCGACAGTCTCGGCTCCACATTCAGCGATCCGCTGCTTCATCTGTTGGAAAGCAGCCCGGAAGCCCAGCGCGACCTGCTCGAATTCCGCCACACCCTGGAAGCCTCCTGCGCTTATTACGCGGCCATACGTGCAACGGATGTCGACCGGCTACGGCTGCGTGAAGCGTTTGATGCGCTACAGGATTGCTACAGCCGTGCGGAAGAAGTGAGCCGTGCGGAGGAGGGCGCTGCAGATGCCAGCTTCCACCTCGCCATCGCCGAAGCCAGCCATAACGCTGTGTTGCTGCACACGATTCGTGGCTTGTTCGATCTGCTGCGGCGCAGCGTGGTCACTAATATCGGCGGCATGTACAAACAGCGCGCAGAAACCCGCGACATGCTGATTGATCAGCATCGTGAGTTGTACATGGCGATTATCGAAGGGCGGGCGGACGATGCCCGAGAGGTGTCGAGCCGTCATTTGCTGTACGTACAGGAGGTGCTGGAGGAAGTGCGCCAGCAGGTTCAGCGCACTGCGCGGGCCGAACGGCGGAACCGGATTTGA
- the smpB gene encoding SsrA-binding protein SmpB, producing MAKLKKHPTGTIAQNKKARHDYFIEHKFEAGLVLAGWEVKSLRANKVQLVDSYVLLKDGEAWLMGSHISPLTTASTHVIADPTRTRKLLLNKRELEKLTSSVQQKGYACVALALYWKQHLIKCEIALGKGKKEYDKRDTERERDSNRELQRAVRNKGKED from the coding sequence CAGGGACCATCGCGCAAAATAAAAAGGCGCGTCACGATTACTTCATCGAACACAAGTTCGAGGCCGGTCTGGTCCTGGCTGGCTGGGAAGTAAAAAGCCTGCGTGCCAACAAGGTGCAGCTGGTTGACAGTTACGTGTTGCTCAAAGACGGTGAGGCCTGGCTGATGGGTAGCCATATCTCGCCACTGACGACAGCCAGTACCCACGTCATCGCTGACCCGACACGCACCCGTAAACTGTTGCTCAACAAGCGCGAGCTGGAAAAGCTGACGTCGTCTGTTCAGCAAAAAGGCTACGCCTGCGTGGCCCTTGCCCTTTACTGGAAGCAGCACTTGATCAAGTGCGAGATTGCTCTGGGCAAAGGCAAGAAGGAATACGACAAGCGCGACACCGAGCGCGAACGCGACTCCAATCGCGAGCTGCAACGCGCGGTGCGTAACAAGGGCAAGGAAGACTGA